In Nitrospira sp., the following proteins share a genomic window:
- the dxs gene encoding 1-deoxy-D-xylulose-5-phosphate synthase, whose product MSSLKKINGPSDLKRMTPGEFPALCQEIREEIISAVSSVGGHLASNLGVVELTVAMHYVFEAPEDRIVWDTSNQAYTHKLLTGRREQFRTLRQSGGLSGFCKREESGYDTFNAGHAGTGVSAAFGMAEARDQKNEHHKVVCVVGDGAMTSGMTLEGMHHAGGSKRDFLVILNDNQMSISKNVGAISAYLNRTFTGEFYTKIKEEARHLLQAIPHIGRDVQKMVYRAEELAKGMILPGLLFEELGFQYVGPIDGHNFEHLLPILDHVKKLKGPVLLHVITKKGLGYEPAEKNPVWFHACPAFVRETGAPAKKPSRLSYTAHAVEALTKMAREDKQVVAITAAMCEGTGLTAFEKAFPDRLYDVGIAEQHAVTFAAGLATQGIRPAVCMYATFLQRAYDQVVHDVATQNLPVAFLIDRGGLVAEDGTTHHGAFDYAFLRHVPNMVVMAPKDENELQHMVKTSLTHNGPISVRYPRGTCLGVPMDQEMKTLPIGKGELLKDGTDLAIVAVGVTVWHAVHAAERLEKEGLSVAVVNARFVKPLDHDLIGALARRVRCLVTVEEGSTMGGFGSAVLESLSEQGITNISTKLLGLPDWYIEQGPQEMLREKYGLTEDGIYKEAKALWTRMTTAPGAVSSAASNRLRAVQGGKGVSFPGLKGADGDEQGS is encoded by the coding sequence ATGTCATCGCTTAAGAAGATCAACGGTCCGTCCGACCTGAAGCGGATGACCCCCGGGGAGTTTCCGGCCCTGTGCCAGGAAATTCGCGAGGAGATTATCTCCGCCGTCTCCAGCGTCGGCGGGCATCTCGCCTCGAATCTCGGCGTCGTCGAATTGACGGTGGCGATGCACTACGTGTTCGAGGCGCCCGAAGACCGGATCGTTTGGGATACCAGCAACCAGGCCTACACTCACAAACTGTTGACCGGTCGCCGCGAGCAATTTCGCACGCTCCGCCAGTCGGGCGGGTTGAGCGGATTCTGCAAGCGCGAAGAGAGCGGCTATGACACGTTCAACGCGGGCCATGCGGGCACTGGCGTATCGGCCGCCTTCGGCATGGCCGAGGCGCGCGACCAGAAGAATGAGCACCATAAGGTCGTCTGCGTGGTCGGCGACGGTGCGATGACCTCCGGCATGACGCTTGAGGGCATGCACCACGCAGGCGGTTCCAAGCGCGACTTCCTGGTGATTCTCAACGACAACCAGATGTCGATTTCGAAGAACGTCGGCGCCATTTCAGCCTATCTCAACCGCACTTTTACCGGTGAGTTCTACACCAAGATCAAGGAAGAGGCGCGGCATTTGCTTCAGGCAATCCCCCACATCGGTCGGGACGTGCAGAAGATGGTGTATCGTGCCGAGGAATTGGCCAAGGGCATGATTCTGCCGGGGCTGCTGTTTGAAGAATTGGGCTTTCAGTATGTCGGCCCGATCGACGGACACAACTTCGAGCATCTGTTGCCGATTCTCGACCATGTGAAGAAGCTCAAGGGGCCCGTCCTGCTGCACGTGATCACCAAGAAGGGCCTCGGTTACGAGCCGGCGGAAAAGAACCCCGTCTGGTTCCATGCCTGCCCGGCCTTTGTACGCGAAACTGGGGCGCCGGCGAAAAAGCCGTCACGACTCAGCTACACGGCGCATGCAGTCGAGGCGCTGACAAAGATGGCGCGCGAGGACAAGCAGGTTGTGGCGATCACCGCGGCCATGTGCGAAGGCACGGGTCTGACGGCGTTCGAAAAAGCATTTCCGGACCGGCTCTATGACGTCGGCATCGCCGAGCAGCATGCAGTCACCTTTGCCGCGGGTCTGGCCACGCAGGGCATCAGGCCGGCTGTGTGCATGTACGCGACGTTTCTCCAGCGCGCCTACGACCAGGTTGTGCACGACGTGGCAACGCAGAACCTGCCGGTGGCATTTCTGATCGACCGCGGGGGGCTCGTCGCCGAAGACGGCACGACGCACCACGGCGCATTCGACTATGCCTTTCTACGGCACGTGCCGAACATGGTCGTCATGGCGCCAAAAGACGAAAACGAATTGCAGCATATGGTGAAAACCAGCCTGACGCATAACGGACCGATCTCTGTGCGCTATCCGCGTGGGACCTGTCTTGGCGTGCCGATGGACCAGGAGATGAAGACGCTGCCGATTGGCAAGGGCGAACTGCTGAAAGACGGGACCGATCTCGCCATCGTGGCGGTCGGTGTCACCGTGTGGCACGCAGTGCATGCGGCCGAGCGGCTGGAGAAAGAGGGGCTGTCGGTGGCGGTGGTGAACGCGCGATTCGTCAAGCCCCTAGATCACGACTTGATCGGAGCGCTGGCCAGGCGTGTGCGGTGTCTGGTCACGGTTGAGGAAGGCTCCACAATGGGCGGGTTCGGGTCTGCGGTGTTGGAGTCTCTGTCCGAGCAGGGCATCACCAACATCTCGACGAAACTCTTGGGACTACCCGACTGGTACATCGAGCAGGGGCCGCAGGAGATGCTCCGTGAAAAGTACGGCTTGACGGAAGACGGTATCTATAAGGAAGCGAAGGCTCTGTGGACCCGTATGACCACAGCCCCCGGGGCGGTGTCTTCGGCAGCGTCCAACCGTCTACGCGCCGTGCAAGGCGGCAAGGGCGTGTCGTTTCCTGGCTTGAAGGGCGCGGACGGAGACGAGCAGGGAAGTTAG
- a CDS encoding c-type cytochrome: protein MFTRAARFRPAPSSASRTSFLIEGGMSEQPSFLSSVIKKGIVGAIIGGAFFGAATVLGFPLIFRYMFVAYTMLGTAVFILLDAPPVPALSGFKAVVALLAFYLVLSVVYIGGASLWPQYDPEDEKGKIAKLLEAKKRASEQGKAEELLARAKALDEKATGIMARIQTLGGPTEVAPAGSGGKSGGVGLVAGDVIALGKEQWQLQECYNCHKLFGEGGKKRGPELDNIGNLLKLDELKQKIVDPQSWMAEGFEKEYEKKKMPDKYKELMEEKDIDALVAFLATLKNPSVNTPKPIKKK from the coding sequence ATGTTCACGAGGGCAGCCCGGTTCCGGCCGGCGCCAAGTAGCGCGAGCCGCACTTCATTTTTGATAGAGGGTGGTATGAGCGAGCAGCCAAGTTTTCTCAGCAGTGTGATCAAGAAGGGAATCGTCGGAGCGATCATCGGCGGTGCGTTCTTCGGCGCCGCCACAGTACTTGGGTTTCCGCTAATCTTCCGCTACATGTTCGTGGCCTATACCATGCTGGGCACGGCGGTATTCATCCTGCTGGATGCGCCGCCGGTGCCGGCCTTGAGCGGGTTCAAGGCCGTTGTGGCGCTGCTAGCCTTCTATCTGGTGCTCTCGGTGGTCTACATCGGCGGCGCGTCGCTCTGGCCGCAGTACGACCCGGAGGACGAAAAGGGGAAGATTGCCAAGCTGCTGGAGGCCAAGAAGCGGGCGTCCGAGCAAGGTAAAGCCGAAGAATTGCTGGCGCGGGCCAAGGCACTCGATGAAAAAGCGACGGGCATCATGGCGCGCATTCAGACGCTGGGCGGACCGACGGAAGTGGCGCCGGCAGGCAGTGGGGGCAAGTCGGGCGGGGTCGGGCTCGTAGCCGGCGACGTCATTGCACTGGGCAAGGAACAGTGGCAACTGCAAGAGTGCTACAACTGCCACAAGCTTTTCGGCGAGGGCGGGAAGAAGCGCGGTCCGGAACTAGATAACATCGGCAATCTGCTCAAGCTGGACGAGCTCAAACAGAAGATCGTCGATCCGCAGAGCTGGATGGCCGAAGGCTTCGAGAAGGAATACGAGAAAAAGAAGATGCCAGATAAATATAAGGAACTAATGGAGGAGAAGGACATCGACGCCCTGGTGGCCTTCCTCGCCACGCTGAAAAATCCTTCGGTGAATACGCCGAAGCCAATCAAGAAAAAGTAG
- a CDS encoding carboxypeptidase regulatory-like domain-containing protein, producing MIGSATYGQITRKLAAGLLSVLFASASVVWATHEVDHRFTIEGFVCRDNRQPVAGTQVMAKDTRVSVGANVLTDDRGYYKVTLHLHNDNKGDPILVTAQGVEQRITAQFDVKDIQSERKVAVNFGTGCETASDKPPAWFYYGAGAVVVAGVGFALMGKRKKHPRGGKGKNR from the coding sequence GTGATAGGAAGCGCGACATACGGGCAGATCACGCGGAAGCTGGCAGCGGGCTTGCTCAGCGTGCTGTTCGCCAGTGCTTCGGTAGTGTGGGCGACGCATGAGGTGGACCATCGCTTCACTATCGAGGGGTTTGTTTGCCGAGACAATCGCCAGCCGGTTGCCGGCACGCAGGTCATGGCCAAAGATACGCGGGTGTCGGTCGGCGCGAACGTGCTGACGGACGACCGCGGCTACTACAAAGTCACGCTACACCTCCACAACGACAACAAAGGCGATCCAATCCTGGTCACCGCCCAGGGTGTGGAACAGCGGATCACGGCGCAGTTTGATGTCAAGGATATCCAAAGCGAGCGCAAAGTGGCAGTCAATTTCGGCACCGGGTGCGAAACGGCATCCGATAAGCCGCCGGCCTGGTTTTATTATGGAGCGGGTGCGGTGGTAGTAGCGGGCGTCGGCTTCGCACTGATGGGAAAGCGTAAAAAGCATCCAAGGGGCGGTAAGGGAAAAAATCGGTAG
- the hpnH gene encoding adenosyl-hopene transferase HpnH, producing the protein MAVPVSQMYTVASYVLTQKVKGVKRYPLVLMLEPLFRCNLACAGCGKIQYPDYVLDKHLSPEQCWAAAEECGAPIVAIPGGEPLIHPEIGRIVEGLLKQKRYLYVCTNAILLERKLKEFTPSKYLTFSVHMDGLKSEHDLAVCRDGVYEIAVKAIKEALKRGHRVTTNTTLFDDASPDRVRKFFDEMMDLGVEGMMISPGYSYQKAPDQQHFLKRARTRELFAKILSRPKWGWKFNQSPLFLDFLMGKKEYACTPWGNPTYNVFGWQRPCYLLQDGYAKTFRELMDTTEWDHYGTGNNEKCAECMVHCGYEASAVNDTFGTVSGFARTAKLTLIPTAR; encoded by the coding sequence ATGGCCGTTCCCGTGTCCCAGATGTATACGGTTGCGTCCTATGTGCTGACGCAGAAGGTGAAGGGCGTGAAGCGCTACCCGCTCGTGCTAATGCTGGAGCCGCTCTTCCGCTGCAATCTGGCTTGCGCGGGGTGTGGGAAGATCCAGTATCCAGATTATGTGCTCGACAAACACCTGTCGCCGGAACAGTGCTGGGCGGCGGCCGAGGAATGCGGGGCGCCGATCGTGGCCATTCCCGGTGGGGAACCCCTAATTCATCCGGAAATCGGGCGGATCGTTGAGGGGTTGCTGAAACAGAAGAGGTATCTCTACGTCTGCACCAACGCAATTTTGCTGGAGCGCAAGCTCAAGGAGTTTACGCCGTCCAAGTATTTAACCTTCAGCGTTCATATGGACGGGTTGAAAAGCGAGCATGACCTGGCTGTCTGCCGTGACGGCGTCTACGAGATTGCCGTCAAGGCGATCAAGGAGGCCCTGAAGCGCGGGCATCGCGTGACGACGAACACGACGCTGTTTGACGATGCCAGCCCGGATCGCGTCCGGAAGTTTTTCGACGAGATGATGGATCTGGGCGTGGAAGGGATGATGATCTCGCCCGGCTACAGCTATCAGAAGGCACCGGACCAACAGCACTTCCTCAAGCGCGCTCGGACCCGAGAGCTTTTTGCCAAGATCCTTAGTCGGCCTAAGTGGGGTTGGAAGTTCAATCAGTCGCCGCTTTTTCTGGACTTCCTAATGGGAAAGAAGGAGTACGCGTGTACGCCTTGGGGCAATCCCACCTACAACGTGTTCGGCTGGCAGCGGCCCTGCTATCTGTTGCAGGACGGCTACGCGAAGACCTTCCGCGAGTTGATGGATACAACGGAGTGGGATCACTACGGCACCGGGAACAATGAAAAGTGCGCCGAGTGCATGGTCCATTGCGGCTATGAAGCCTCGGCCGTCAATGATACGTTCGGTACCGTGTCAGGGTTTGCGCGCACCGCAAAGCTCACGCTGATTCCGACCGCGCGCTAG
- a CDS encoding cytochrome c: MTSKTWLHTVMFFGVVGAGALLSGCGGEGGGEGPIVAPPDPPAEYADKHMPAEWWADDKIVEEGRKLFIGETNPDVNCASCHGKDGKPVKAGARDFRVTERMKLYSDSVWFWRVAEGVPNTKMKAWKSKLSEEDRWKLVAFERSFGLKGQQWNASKKAWEPVHYEAGAAPTADAKDAKGAAPAADTKK, translated from the coding sequence ATGACTTCTAAGACATGGCTTCATACGGTGATGTTTTTCGGAGTGGTTGGGGCCGGCGCGCTCCTCTCAGGCTGCGGGGGCGAAGGCGGGGGTGAGGGGCCGATCGTGGCGCCGCCCGATCCTCCGGCCGAGTACGCCGACAAGCATATGCCGGCGGAGTGGTGGGCTGACGATAAGATCGTGGAAGAGGGCCGCAAGCTGTTCATTGGGGAAACCAACCCGGACGTGAATTGCGCCAGTTGCCACGGCAAGGACGGCAAGCCGGTCAAGGCGGGCGCGCGCGATTTCCGCGTCACGGAACGTATGAAACTCTATTCAGACTCGGTTTGGTTCTGGCGCGTTGCCGAGGGTGTTCCAAACACCAAGATGAAGGCCTGGAAGAGTAAGCTTTCCGAAGAGGACCGGTGGAAGCTGGTCGCCTTCGAGCGCAGTTTTGGTCTGAAGGGCCAACAGTGGAATGCGAGCAAGAAGGCGTGGGAGCCGGTGCACTACGAGGCCGGAGCGGCTCCGACGGCCGACGCCAAGGATGCGAAGGGCGCAGCCCCGGCTGCGGACACAAAGAAGTAG
- the ispG gene encoding flavodoxin-dependent (E)-4-hydroxy-3-methylbut-2-enyl-diphosphate synthase — protein MQITRRKTKQVKVGKVKIGGDAPIAVQSMCSTDTRDVRATVEQIQQLEAVGCELIRVAVPDMEAAAALPKIKAQMTVPLIADIHFDHKLALEAAKTVDCVRINPGNIGAWWKVQEVIKVVTERGIPLRIGVNGGSLERPLLDKYGWPSPEALAESALNAVHALEDEGFTNMKVSLKASDVRHAIDAYWMFAMQSDYPLHIGITEAGTAMTGAVKSAIGLGWLLSQGIGDTLRVSLAADPVEEVKVGFEILKSLELRHRGINVIACPTCGRVEIDVIRMANELEKKLAHIKAPLNVSVLGCVVNGIGEGKEADIGIAGGQGVGILFKKGKLVRKVPMDQLLDVLIPEVEIMAKEKETEEAGGEVAPAPHHQDDNGLTEWMQAQQGPDSSSARREIPVLPNKR, from the coding sequence ATGCAGATCACGCGGCGAAAAACAAAACAGGTCAAGGTTGGGAAGGTAAAGATCGGCGGCGACGCACCGATCGCCGTCCAGTCTATGTGTTCGACTGACACCCGCGACGTGCGGGCGACTGTCGAGCAGATCCAGCAGCTCGAAGCGGTCGGCTGTGAACTCATCCGCGTGGCCGTGCCCGATATGGAAGCCGCGGCGGCACTGCCCAAGATCAAGGCGCAGATGACCGTGCCGCTGATCGCCGACATTCACTTCGACCACAAGCTGGCGTTGGAAGCGGCCAAGACCGTGGATTGCGTCCGCATCAATCCTGGTAACATCGGGGCCTGGTGGAAGGTGCAGGAAGTGATTAAGGTGGTGACTGAGCGCGGGATTCCACTCCGCATCGGCGTCAACGGGGGATCGCTGGAACGTCCGCTGCTGGATAAATACGGTTGGCCGAGTCCGGAAGCGCTGGCTGAATCGGCCTTGAATGCGGTGCACGCGCTTGAGGACGAGGGCTTCACCAACATGAAGGTATCGCTCAAGGCGTCCGACGTCAGGCACGCGATCGATGCCTATTGGATGTTCGCCATGCAGTCGGACTATCCACTTCACATCGGCATTACAGAAGCTGGGACGGCCATGACCGGCGCCGTGAAGTCGGCCATTGGATTAGGCTGGCTACTTTCGCAGGGCATCGGGGATACGTTACGCGTATCGCTGGCGGCGGATCCGGTCGAGGAAGTCAAGGTCGGCTTCGAAATTCTCAAATCGCTCGAACTACGCCACCGCGGCATCAACGTGATCGCCTGCCCGACCTGCGGCCGCGTCGAAATCGATGTGATCCGCATGGCCAACGAGCTGGAGAAGAAACTGGCACATATCAAGGCACCGCTCAATGTCTCGGTGCTGGGTTGTGTGGTCAACGGCATTGGCGAAGGCAAGGAAGCCGACATCGGCATTGCGGGCGGTCAGGGCGTTGGGATTCTCTTCAAGAAGGGCAAGCTGGTTCGCAAGGTGCCGATGGACCAGTTGCTGGACGTGCTGATTCCGGAAGTCGAGATCATGGCAAAGGAAAAAGAAACGGAAGAGGCCGGCGGGGAGGTCGCGCCGGCACCGCATCATCAGGATGACAATGGCCTGACTGAGTGGATGCAGGCGCAGCAGGGTCCGGATTCTTCTTCAGCGCGCCGCGAGATTCCCGTCCTGCCCAATAAACGGTAG
- a CDS encoding ubiquinol-cytochrome c reductase iron-sulfur subunit, translated as MQQPKLKSKVRCSDREVGEVTHVIVDPLTHELSHIVVGGNGAPPRQIPMAEVQSVAGDLVQLRSAASALMQFPALKRDDYVTTHEVEIAHLEDHLHVQPGEVLVPLPPLERSVPRRMFFANFTHAIGGLIGLLMAFPVLRYLMKPMYAPFDNGWLKIGNVSKIKADDVGIQFKYKKKVKEAFMPEAEIDKNVWILKASSSVLEDVYQGKDIEFRDSSGRVVWTNKKNVPYVVFSGKCPHLGCGYKWRKVPKLGKEIFLCPCHLSIYDPAGKVLDGPAPRALDTLPIRVDAGGNIEIIDMEFKAGTKAQIRIV; from the coding sequence ATGCAGCAGCCGAAGCTGAAATCAAAGGTGCGGTGCAGCGATCGCGAGGTTGGCGAGGTCACGCACGTCATCGTCGATCCGCTTACGCACGAGCTGAGCCACATCGTCGTCGGGGGTAACGGCGCACCGCCCCGCCAGATTCCCATGGCGGAGGTGCAGTCGGTGGCCGGCGATTTGGTCCAGTTGCGGTCAGCTGCCAGCGCGCTAATGCAGTTCCCCGCGCTCAAACGCGACGACTACGTGACGACCCACGAAGTCGAGATTGCCCATCTCGAGGACCATCTTCATGTGCAGCCAGGCGAGGTACTGGTGCCGCTGCCGCCACTCGAGCGGAGCGTGCCGCGGCGCATGTTCTTCGCGAATTTTACGCATGCAATCGGTGGGCTGATCGGCCTGCTCATGGCTTTCCCGGTGCTCCGCTACCTGATGAAGCCGATGTACGCGCCGTTCGACAACGGATGGCTCAAGATCGGCAACGTCAGTAAGATCAAGGCGGATGATGTGGGCATCCAGTTTAAGTACAAGAAGAAGGTCAAGGAAGCGTTCATGCCCGAGGCCGAGATCGACAAGAACGTCTGGATTCTCAAGGCGTCATCGAGCGTGCTCGAGGACGTTTATCAAGGCAAGGACATAGAGTTTCGGGACTCGTCGGGCAGGGTGGTCTGGACCAATAAGAAAAACGTGCCCTACGTGGTGTTCTCCGGTAAATGCCCACATCTGGGGTGCGGCTACAAGTGGCGCAAGGTGCCGAAGCTGGGCAAGGAAATCTTTCTTTGCCCCTGCCATCTGAGCATCTATGACCCGGCGGGCAAGGTGCTGGATGGGCCGGCCCCGCGGGCGCTGGACACGCTGCCGATCCGCGTGGACGCAGGCGGCAACATCGAAATCATCGACATGGAATTCAAGGCCGGCACCAAGGCTCAGATTCGGATTGTCTAA